In the genome of Cyclopterus lumpus isolate fCycLum1 chromosome 19, fCycLum1.pri, whole genome shotgun sequence, one region contains:
- the LOC117749136 gene encoding homeobox protein Hox-A3-like: MDHVVSSLILPPPPSFPFLDPLRPEAAGLSGNLPCDTRLPALRQKVKGGPGAGLMEMQKPGAPRRAQHQDFFFESLEDVGGFVAFPRRSKQHSARFPTSKKVFPWMKESRPANQKHGRRVADCCAVNEMCPSATPASKRTRTAYTSAQLVELEKEFHFSRYLCKQRRVEMAGLLNLHERQIKIWFQNRRMKQKKDERVQAPPTSATTTGSSSPPSSPSAPGSPTLSSLGYVHLSGGFQPASSPLKAQQPAYPEEYSKYPAAGFAHDPPQFNVRYDARAPDPNAALNGSYFPPSNCTRDRIMRAPKLTHL; this comes from the exons ATGGATCATGTGGTCTCCTCCCTgattctgcccccccccccctctttccctTTCCTGGATCCTCTCAGGCCAGAAGCTGCAGGGCTCTCTGGAAACCTGCCATGTGACACTCGGCTGCCAGCGCTCCGCCAGAAGGTCAAAGGGGGCCCCGGTGCCGGTCTAATGGAGATGCAGAAACCCGGTGCGCCACGACGCGCCCAGCACCAGGACTTCTTCTTCGAGTCTCTGGAGGATGTCGGCGGGTTCGTCGCGTTCCCCCGGAGGTCAAAGCAGCACAGCGCCAGGTTCCCTACGAGCAAGAAGGTCTTCCCCTGGATGAAAGAGTCCAGGCCGGCGAACCAGAAACACGGCAGGAGGGTCGCAG ACTGCTGCGCCGTCAACGAGATGTGCCCGAGCGCGACCCCGGCCTCCAAGAGGACGCGCACCGCGTACACGAGCGCGCAACtggtggagctggagaaggagttcCACTTCAGCCGCTACCTGTGCAAACAGCGGCGCGTGGAGATGGCGGGTCTGCTCAACCTGCACGAGAGGCAGATCAAGATCTGGTTCCAGAACCGGAGGATGAAGCAGAAGAAGGACGAGAGGGTGCAGGCGCCCCCCACCAGCGCCACCACCACCGGGTCCTCCTCACCCCCGTCCTCCCCCTCCGCCCCGGGCAGCCCCACTCTGTCGAGCCTGGGTTATGTCCATCTGTCCGGGGGGTTCCAGCcggcctcctctcctctcaagGCCCAGCAGCCGGCGTACCCGGAAGAATACTCCAAATACCCGGCTGCGGGCTTCGCGCACGACCCGCCGCAGTTCAACGTGCGCTACGACGCGCGCGCACCCGACCCGAACGCGGCTCTCAACGGGTCGTATTTCCCACCGTCGAACTGCACGCGGGACAGAATCATGCGAGCTCCCAAACTGACTCATCTGTAG